The following are encoded in a window of bacterium genomic DNA:
- a CDS encoding amino acid-binding protein — MFFNISRPDVWVATFEDRAGALASKLEGLAKAGANLEFIISRRTSNPPGCGIVFVTPLSGEAQMRAAAEAGFHRSEKVASLRVEAPDQPGLGYLVARALGAAGIDVRGVSAAVLGGRVTMFLAFDSPADAERAVVRLNAPL, encoded by the coding sequence ATGTTCTTCAATATCTCGCGTCCGGACGTCTGGGTGGCCACCTTTGAAGATCGGGCCGGGGCGCTCGCCTCCAAGCTGGAAGGCCTCGCCAAGGCCGGCGCCAACTTGGAGTTCATCATTTCGCGCCGGACGAGCAACCCGCCGGGGTGCGGCATCGTCTTCGTCACGCCGCTCAGCGGCGAGGCCCAGATGCGCGCCGCGGCGGAGGCGGGGTTCCACCGGTCCGAGAAGGTCGCCTCGCTGCGCGTCGAGGCGCCCGACCAGCCGGGCTTGGGCTACTTGGTGGCCCGCGCCCTCGGCGCGGCCGGGATCGACGTCCGCGGCGTCTCCGCGGCCGTGCTCGGCGGGCGGGTGACGATGTTCCTCGCCTTCGACTCGCCGGCCGACGCGGAGCGGGCGGTCGTCCGCC